Proteins encoded in a region of the Panthera tigris isolate Pti1 chromosome B2, P.tigris_Pti1_mat1.1, whole genome shotgun sequence genome:
- the GLYATL3 gene encoding glycine N-acyltransferase-like protein 3 → MSVLNCSTKLLILEKMLKSHFPESLKVYGAVMNINRGNPFQKEVVVDSWPDFKAVITRRQKEAEMDNLDHYTNAYAVFYKDIRAYRRLLEEHDVINWDQVFQIQGLQSELYDVSKAVANSKQLDVKLTSFKAVHFSRLSTLPNTSSLMGSSPQLTYLSVADADLLNRTWSRGGNEQCLRYIVNLISCFPSVCVRDDKGNPVSWSLTDQFATMCHGYTLPEHRRKGYCKLVALTLARKLQSQGFPSQGNVLDDNIASISLLKSVHAEFLPCRFHRLILTPATFSGQIYL, encoded by the exons ATGTCGGTGCTAAACTGTTCTACCAAATTACTGATACTGGAAAAAATGCTGAAGAGTCACTTTCCTGAGTCACTCAAG GTTTATGGAGCTGTGATGAACATAAATCGTGGGAATCCCTTTCAAAAGGAAGTGGTAGTAGATTCATGGCCAGACTTCAAAGCTGTTATCACCCGGCGACAGAAAGAG GCTGAGATGGATAACCTGGACCATTATACTAATGCCTATGCTGTGTTCTACAAGGATATCAGGGCTTACCGACGGCTGTTGGAAGAACATGATGTTATCAACTGGGATCAAGTTTTCCAAATACAAG GGCTGCAGAGTGAATTATATGATGTTTCCAAAGCTGTTGCCAACTCAAAGCAGTTAGATGTAAAGCTAACCTCCTTCAAGGCCGTTCATTTTTCTCGTCTTTCAACTCTGCCGAACACCAGTTCCCT aatggGTTCTTCCCCACAACTGACTTACCTGAGTGTTGCTGACGCTGATCTTCTCAACAGGACTTGGTCGCGGGGTGGCAATGAACAGTGTCTCCGGTACATCGTGAACCTCATCTCTTGCTTCCCCAGTGTATGTGTCCGCGATGACAAGGGAAACCCAGTCTCTTGGTCTCTCACAGATCAGTTTGCCACCATGTGCCATGGCTATACCTTGCCAGAGCATCGCAGAAAAGGTTATTGCAAGCTGGTGGCCCTCACACTGGCCAGGAAGTTACAAAGCCAGGGGTTCCCCTCTCAGGGTAATGTCCTGGATGACAACATAGCATCCATAAGCCTCCTGAAGAGTGTCCATGCTGAGTTCTTGCCTTGTCGTTTTCATAGGCTTATTCTCACCCCTGCAACTTTCTCTGGTCAAATTTACCTCTAG